The nucleotide window TCAGGCACGGCGATTCCGGACTCCTGCAACGCCGCCAGACCGGCCAGCGCCATCACGTCGCTGTCGTAGATCACTGCGGTGGCGCCGAAGTCTCCGGCCAGCAACTTCCGGGTCAGATCCGACGACTGATGATCGGAATAGTCGGTGGCCAGCGAGCGCGTCCACTCCAGGTCTCCGCGACGCCGCGCATTGCGCAGCACCCGGATCCGTCGTTGGGTGTGCAGGTAGGACGCGGTGCCGCAGACATGGGCGATCCGACGATGTCCCAACCCCACAAGGTGATCCAGGCAGCTGCGCATCGCCGCGGTGTCGTCGGCCCAGACACTGCTGAGTCCTCCGGCGGTCTCCGGTTCGCCGATCACCACCCCGGGCAGTTCAAGATCATTCAGCGCGGCTGTTCGCGGGTCGTCCGGGGTCGGATCCATCAGCACGAATCCGTCCACCCGGCGCTCGAGCCACCAGCGGCGATAGCTGGCGAGCTCCTCCTCGACCGAGCCGACGATGAAGGTCTGCAGGCTGATGCCATGCTCGGCCAGTTCCGCCGACAGGCCGGAGCTGAGCTGGGCGTAGAACGGTTCGACGCCGAGGGTCCGCATCGGCCGGTTGACGATCATGCCGACCGACTCCGCACGCGACTGACGCAGCGACCGGGCCGCATGGTGCGGATGCCAGCCGAGATCGTCGGCTGCCTTCTTGATCCGCTCTCTGGTCTGTTCGCTGACCCCCGGGGATCCGTTCAAGGCAAAGGAAACAGCGCCCTTGGACACGCCAGCACGATCAGCGACATCGGCGATCGTCGGTCGCCGGGCCCGGCCCTTCTGCATCTCTGGAACTGTATCGGTTTATCACCGGTCCCATTCCGGAATCGACACACCCACCGGATATCGAGCCGGTCGGTCGCCCGGTACGGCTCGATGACCAGATTGTCATCGGCGCTCGTACGGCCTCCAGACGGAACGGTTCCAGACGTCGGCCGGGATCCGGTCGAGTACGTCGCACATCAGGTCGAGCCGAGGTTGCAGCATGG belongs to Microlunatus elymi and includes:
- a CDS encoding LacI family DNA-binding transcriptional regulator → MQKGRARRPTIADVADRAGVSKGAVSFALNGSPGVSEQTRERIKKAADDLGWHPHHAARSLRQSRAESVGMIVNRPMRTLGVEPFYAQLSSGLSAELAEHGISLQTFIVGSVEEELASYRRWWLERRVDGFVLMDPTPDDPRTAALNDLELPGVVIGEPETAGGLSSVWADDTAAMRSCLDHLVGLGHRRIAHVCGTASYLHTQRRIRVLRNARRRGDLEWTRSLATDYSDHQSSDLTRKLLAGDFGATAVIYDSDVMALAGLAALQESGIAVPEEMSLVSFDDSPLTRLTHPPLTALHRDTFEFGSIVARTLIESMAQRKPVTVQAPTPELVVRGSTAAPAAPVSRVRR